The genomic interval AGTATTTAATTGTGTAGATATTGTGAAAGAAACTCAAATAACCTTCACAAAAATAATTTTTATTTTATAATACCCATACAGGTATAAACCTATCGGGGTATATTCAAGAGTATTGATTGGAATTAAATTAAAAATAGTTGGAGGGAATAACATGTCACAGAAACTCATTATAGTAGGTGGAGTTGCAGGTGGAGCAACAGCTGCAGCAAGGTTAAGAAGAATAAGTGAAGATGTAGAAATTGTTCTTATAGAAAGGGGGGAATATATATCATTTGCTAATTGCTGACTGCCTTATTACATTGGAGAAACAATCAAAGACAGAAGCAAATTATTAGTCCAGACCGTTAAAGGAATGTCGAATCGATTTAATCTGGACATTCGGAATTTAAGTGAAGTATTAAGCATTAATCCCAAAAATAAAAAAGTCACAATTAAGAATTTACAATCAGGGAAAGAGTATGAGGAATCCTATGACAAGTTACTATTGTCACCAGGGGCTAAACCAATCGTCCCACCAATTCCAGGATTAAGTGAAAATGAGGTATTATTTACATTAAGAAATATTCCAGATACAGATAAAATAAAAAAATATGTTGATACCAATCAACCTAAAAAGGCGATTGTAATTGGCGGAGGATTTATTGGAATTGAAATGGCTGAAAACTTGTTGGAAAGAGGAATAGAAGTAACGATTATTGAAATGGCAAAGCAAATTATGGCTCCAATTGATTTTGAAATGGCTAGTATTTTACACGGAAATATAAAAGAAAAAGGTGTGAATCTAATATTAGAAAAGGGGTCCAAGCATTTGCTAATAAGGGAAAGAAAGTTATTCTCTCTGATGGAACAGAAATAGAAGCCGATATGACCATTCTTTCTATAGGTGTTAAACCGGAAAATGAATTAGCTAAGGTAGCAGGACTTGAATTAGGAGAGCGTGGAGGAATTGTTGTAAATGAATACCTTCAGACTTCTAATGAGGATATTTATGCTGTCGGGGATGCAGTTGAGGTGGTGGATTATATTAGCGGGAAAAAAGCTATGATTCCACTTGCAGGTCCGGCTAACCGACAAGGCAGAATTGCGGCAAATAACATGATGGGAAAAAAGGAGAAGTACCATGGCACATTGGGAACTTCCATTGTTAAAGTATTTGATTTAACGGTTGCCGCAACTGGCAATAATGAAAAGACGCTAAAACGCTTAGGAGTTTCATATGAAGTTGTTCATATTCATCCAAGTTCTCATGCAGGGTATTACCCAGGAGCAGCACCAATTGCTTTAAAATTAATCTTTGATAAAGAAACAGGAAAAATATTTGGTGCACAAGCTATAGGAGCAGATGGTGTTGATAAACGGATTGACGTAATTTCAACAGCAATAAAAGGTGGATTAAAGGTGAATGATTTGACTAATTTAGAATTATCTTATGCTCCCCCATATTCTTCAGCAAAAGACCCTGTTAATATGGCTGGCTATGTAGCTTCTAACATAATTGAAGGTGAATTAGAAATGGTTCAGTGGCATGAAATCGATGAGATTGTTAAAGATGGAGGGTTATTGATTGACGTTCGCGAGCCAATGGAGCGGGAATTTGGATATATTAAAGGTTCCTTGAATATTCCGTTAGATGAATTAAGGAACCGATTAAACAGTCTTCCAAAAGAGCAAACAATATTTGTCAGTTGTCAAGTTGGATTAAGGGGATATCTGGCAAGCAGGATATTAAAAAATAGTGGATATACTGTTAAAAATGTTGATGGAGGTTTTAAAACGTATTCCTCTGTATTTAAAAGCGTTATAAACAAAACTATTGAAGCGAAAACAAATCAACCTGGGGAATCAGATACAGAAGATATTGATGAAATACCGGTGAATGCTGTTGTTGATGTTACTGGTTTATCTTGCCCAATGCCGATTGTAAAACTAAAAAAAGCGATTGAGCAGTTGGATAGCGGTCAAATATTAGAAATCCATGTGACAGATAAAGGTGCATTAAATGATCTGCCTGCATGGTCAAAAAATGCCGGACATATCCTTTTAAAAACAAAACAAGAGGAAAAAGTGATTAAATTTTAGATTAAAAAAATGAAGATAAATTAAAGGGAAGCATTTAACTTCTATTTAATCAAAAATACTTTTAAAAGCAGGCCTCCTATTTTTGGAGTCATGCTTTTTATCTTTCGCAAAATCATCTGTCAAATTTAACAGTAAGGTATTGGGGAATATAATTAATAGCTAATGTTTTTGTATACTCATTCTTTGTTGGAGGATATAGTCTTAGTTCCCATAAAATTTATGATTCCTGCCATTTAATATTTTTTTTAAGAAACATGATTGCTTTCAACATACGTTTCAAGAGCTGGATGATATTCTTTTTGATAATGATTATCAGGACAAGACTTTTTAACTATTGAATTCATAAAAGCTGTTTTATCCGTTACTAAAGTTTTCTTACATTCAGGGCACTTTTCGCTAAATAAAGTTTTAAATAAACTCATAATGGCACCTCCACAATAACCTTTAAATCATATTGTAATACTTGGTATTATAAATGAGTAGTTAAAAAAACTCAATGGATTGAAATCCAAAAGTTAAAATAATAGGAGGTAGTAACAGCAATTATACTTATTCGATATTATCAAGGTTTGTAAATGCTTGTGCTCTTGAGTAAGATGACCAGTGATTAAGTAATAAAAAACAAAAAGGAGTGTTGACAAAATACCTATCGGGGTATAATATAGATTTTGTCAGTTATTCCTGCCTCTTTAATTTAGGAGGAAAGATTCATATGACTATTGTTATTTTAAGTTTTATTATTATTGGTTACTTTATCTTTAGAAGGAATATCCCAATAATTGGGGTTCCACAAATAAATAAAAAAGATATTGAATTAAGTATGTTGAATGTTGTAGATATAAGAGATTATAATGTTTCTTATAAAAGCCCTATACAAGGTGCGATTAACATTCCAGTTTCTTATATAAATAGGCATTACACAGATATATCAAAAAGCGAACTGATTGTAGTAGCTTCGAATCG from Niallia sp. FSL W8-0635 carries:
- a CDS encoding NAD(P)-binding protein, with the translated sequence MSQKLIIVGGVAGGATAAARLRRISEDVEIVLIERGEYISFANC
- a CDS encoding sulfurtransferase TusA family protein, coding for MPIVKLKKAIEQLDSGQILEIHVTDKGALNDLPAWSKNAGHILLKTKQEEKVIKF